In Kitasatospora viridis, one DNA window encodes the following:
- a CDS encoding TetR family transcriptional regulator: MTGLRQRKKEQTRQRIAAVALRLFAERGFDAVTVNEIAEAAEVAKATLFAYFPTKESLVLHGAGDDDLAGVVVTGQAAGQTFLAALRAHFRAFAAGRLSAADLDAVLVRVRVIQDSPALRDSANALLYQQRQALAQVLADQYGPTAAALMAAQVAASLLTLQEAYFQRLSGGAGAEEAGQELARDVELAFDLLEHGLLKHAEGH; the protein is encoded by the coding sequence ATGACAGGTCTTCGGCAGCGCAAGAAGGAACAGACCAGGCAGCGCATCGCCGCCGTGGCGTTGCGGCTGTTCGCCGAGCGCGGGTTCGACGCGGTGACGGTCAACGAGATCGCCGAGGCGGCCGAGGTGGCCAAGGCGACGCTGTTCGCCTACTTCCCGACCAAGGAATCGCTCGTCCTGCACGGTGCGGGCGACGACGACCTGGCCGGGGTCGTGGTCACGGGACAGGCGGCCGGCCAGACGTTCCTGGCGGCCCTGCGCGCGCACTTCCGCGCCTTCGCGGCCGGCCGGCTGTCGGCGGCCGACCTCGACGCGGTGCTCGTCCGGGTGCGGGTGATCCAGGACAGCCCCGCGCTGCGGGACTCCGCGAACGCGCTGCTCTACCAGCAGCGCCAGGCGTTGGCGCAGGTGCTGGCCGACCAGTACGGGCCCACGGCGGCCGCGCTGATGGCGGCCCAGGTCGCGGCGTCGTTGCTCACGCTCCAGGAGGCGTACTTCCAGCGCCTGTCGGGCGGCGCCGGCGCCGAGGAGGCCGGGCAGGAACTGGCCCGGGACGTCGAGCTGGCCTTCGACCTGCTGGAACACGGACTGCTCAAGCATGCGGAGGGGCACTGA
- a CDS encoding HelD family protein produces the protein MSSLYELLAERLSEARVNRASVLKAPAGSAGEAHEREIAVERLAREIGRLEGAEKGLVFGRIDWADGMALRIGRIGLHREEDELPLLVDWRANAARPFYEATPVHPMGLRRRRHLGLEERTVVSVSDELLDGTAPTDEDVVGDGPLTEALSARRTGRMHAAVATLQAEQDAVVRSAHRGVTVVQGGPGTGKTVVALHRAAYVLYAFPRAAEEGVLVVGPNARFLDYISQVLPSLGENDVVLATCPELAGVSTDAMDPFDTARLKGGSDLADALAGLLRVHQAPAGDFTVRVGQELVHLPGEEVAAARDAAVAAAPGHNPARQVFRELLVDAVTDAMQRDMGDVLEQIDADTVRMTGLDLDRFTGAAHRRTEGAADPGAVHELDLDAIRADLLEDAGFDRAVEVLWPRLVPGDLVTALLTDADALAEHLPGLTAQERALLLRGPGDPWTGADVPLLDEAASLVDGPPERTYGHVVVDEAQELTAMQWRMIVRRCPGRAMTLVGDFAQAGPVATARDWKEALSPHVGPRFKLHELTVSYRTTQEILESVRDLLARIAPDQQPTRSLRSGESPRTLSTAADDLVAAVLQELRAQTTAHPGELLGVVCADSRVSELTAQGVADHARIVPASEARGLEFDGVLVLDPEGIIAARPGGERDLYVALTRATKRLCTITVQPGIPSPQPS, from the coding sequence GTGTCCTCCTTGTACGAGTTGCTCGCCGAGCGCCTTTCCGAGGCGCGAGTGAATCGGGCGAGTGTGCTGAAGGCCCCGGCGGGAAGTGCCGGTGAGGCGCACGAGAGGGAAATCGCCGTCGAGCGGCTGGCCAGGGAGATCGGGCGGCTGGAGGGGGCCGAGAAGGGGCTGGTCTTCGGGCGGATCGACTGGGCGGACGGCATGGCCCTGCGGATCGGACGGATCGGGCTGCACCGGGAGGAGGACGAGCTGCCGCTGCTGGTGGACTGGCGGGCGAACGCGGCGCGGCCGTTCTACGAGGCGACTCCGGTGCACCCGATGGGTCTGCGGCGGCGCCGGCACCTGGGGCTGGAGGAGCGCACGGTCGTTTCGGTGAGCGACGAGCTGTTGGACGGGACGGCCCCGACCGACGAGGACGTCGTGGGCGACGGCCCGTTGACGGAGGCGCTGTCGGCACGGCGTACGGGCAGGATGCACGCGGCCGTCGCGACGCTGCAGGCGGAGCAGGACGCGGTCGTCCGCTCCGCGCACCGCGGGGTGACGGTGGTTCAGGGCGGGCCCGGCACCGGGAAGACGGTGGTGGCCCTGCACCGGGCGGCGTACGTGCTGTACGCGTTCCCGCGCGCCGCTGAGGAGGGGGTCCTGGTGGTGGGTCCGAACGCCCGGTTCCTCGACTACATCTCCCAGGTCCTGCCCTCGCTCGGCGAGAACGACGTCGTGCTGGCGACCTGCCCGGAACTGGCCGGCGTGTCCACGGACGCGATGGACCCGTTCGACACGGCGCGCCTCAAGGGCGGTTCGGACCTCGCCGACGCGCTGGCCGGTCTGCTGCGCGTCCACCAAGCCCCCGCCGGTGACTTCACCGTGCGGGTCGGCCAGGAACTGGTCCACCTGCCCGGCGAGGAGGTCGCCGCGGCACGCGACGCCGCCGTGGCAGCCGCTCCGGGGCACAACCCCGCGCGCCAGGTGTTCAGGGAGCTCCTGGTCGACGCCGTCACCGATGCGATGCAACGGGACATGGGCGACGTCCTGGAGCAGATCGACGCCGATACCGTCAGGATGACGGGCCTGGACCTCGACCGGTTCACGGGAGCCGCCCACCGCCGTACCGAGGGTGCGGCCGACCCGGGTGCGGTCCACGAGTTGGATCTGGACGCCATCCGGGCCGACCTCCTCGAAGACGCCGGCTTCGACCGGGCGGTCGAGGTGTTGTGGCCGCGGCTGGTGCCCGGTGACCTCGTGACGGCGCTGCTGACGGACGCCGACGCGCTCGCCGAGCACCTGCCCGGCCTGACCGCGCAGGAGCGGGCCCTCCTGCTGCGCGGCCCGGGCGACCCGTGGACCGGTGCCGACGTGCCGTTGCTGGACGAGGCGGCGAGCCTGGTCGACGGGCCTCCCGAGCGGACGTACGGGCACGTCGTCGTCGACGAGGCGCAGGAACTGACGGCCATGCAGTGGCGGATGATCGTCCGCCGCTGCCCGGGACGGGCGATGACGCTGGTGGGCGACTTCGCCCAGGCCGGCCCGGTCGCGACGGCACGCGACTGGAAGGAGGCGCTGAGCCCCCACGTCGGACCCCGGTTCAAACTGCACGAGCTGACCGTCAGTTACCGCACCACGCAGGAGATCCTGGAGAGTGTCCGGGACCTGCTCGCGCGGATCGCCCCGGACCAGCAGCCCACCCGGTCACTGCGCAGCGGTGAGAGCCCGCGCACCCTGAGCACGGCCGCGGACGACTTGGTCGCCGCCGTCCTCCAGGAGCTGCGCGCCCAGACCACCGCGCACCCGGGCGAGTTGCTGGGCGTGGTCTGCGCGGACAGCCGGGTGAGCGAGCTGACGGCCCAGGGCGTCGCCGACCACGCACGCATCGTGCCGGCGTCCGAAGCGCGCGGCCTGGAGTTCGACGGGGTCCTCGTACTGGACCCGGAGGGGATCATTGCAGCCCGCCCCGGTGGGGAGAGGGACTTGTACGTGGCCCTGACCCGGGCCACCAAGCGGCTCTGCACGATCACCGTCCAGCCTGGCATCCCTTCGCCTCAGCCGTCCTGA
- a CDS encoding vWA domain-containing protein: MTSPTTPPVAAPTPQSAEESRRQVLYWRLLARLFDPEEQPALETASLAVLEDVGLPAALLDPGASVDSVVQRHPELADEFQDLMVPQQAEESPDDERDRAAEVRRAALVSKVLLNVFATGSGAVSAGQLSRWQSDAGWLERALGCRPGEVRAGRTPGSPPSAGTGTGGPRPTPDLSTLIPQIGPDLAAIEAELVSRMRLREVLADPKLAAGLTPSMSLIEQLLRDKDNLSGIALANAKALIRRFVDEVAEVLRTQVAKATAGTLDRSVPPKRVFRNLDLDRTVWKNLTNWSPEEERLYVDRLYYRHTARRTTPARLIVVVDQSGSMVDSMVNCTILASIFAGLPKVDVHLIAYDTQAIDLTPWVHDPFETLLRTNLGGGTDGTVAMALAAPKVAEPRNTVVVWISDFYEWRGEQLFEQMAAVHRSGAKFIPVGSVTSSGRGVVNPWFRERFKDLGTPVISGHIRKLVHELKNFLV, translated from the coding sequence GTGACTTCGCCGACGACCCCGCCGGTGGCCGCTCCGACCCCGCAGAGCGCTGAGGAGAGCCGCCGTCAGGTGCTCTACTGGCGCCTGCTCGCCCGCCTCTTCGACCCCGAGGAGCAGCCCGCGCTGGAGACCGCGAGCCTGGCCGTGCTGGAGGACGTCGGCCTGCCGGCCGCGCTCCTCGACCCCGGCGCCTCGGTCGACTCCGTCGTCCAGCGCCACCCGGAACTGGCCGACGAGTTCCAGGATCTGATGGTCCCTCAGCAGGCCGAGGAGTCGCCGGACGACGAGCGGGACCGCGCCGCCGAGGTCCGCCGGGCCGCACTGGTCTCGAAGGTGCTGCTCAACGTCTTCGCCACCGGCAGCGGAGCGGTCAGCGCCGGGCAGCTCTCCCGCTGGCAGTCCGACGCGGGCTGGCTGGAGCGCGCCCTCGGCTGTCGGCCCGGCGAGGTGCGGGCGGGCCGCACACCCGGCTCGCCGCCCAGCGCCGGCACCGGGACGGGCGGGCCGCGCCCCACCCCCGACCTGTCCACCCTGATCCCGCAGATCGGGCCGGACCTGGCCGCCATCGAGGCCGAGCTGGTCAGCCGGATGCGGCTGCGCGAGGTGCTGGCCGACCCCAAGCTGGCCGCCGGACTCACCCCGAGCATGTCGCTGATCGAGCAACTGCTGCGCGACAAGGACAACCTGTCCGGCATCGCGCTGGCCAACGCCAAGGCGCTGATCCGCCGCTTCGTGGACGAGGTCGCCGAGGTGCTGCGCACCCAGGTCGCCAAGGCCACCGCCGGCACGCTGGACCGCTCGGTGCCGCCCAAGCGCGTCTTCCGCAACCTGGACCTCGACCGGACGGTCTGGAAGAACCTCACCAACTGGAGCCCGGAGGAGGAGCGGTTGTACGTCGACCGCCTCTACTACCGGCACACCGCGCGCCGCACCACGCCGGCCCGGCTGATCGTGGTGGTGGACCAGTCCGGCTCGATGGTCGACTCGATGGTCAACTGCACCATCCTGGCCTCGATCTTCGCCGGCCTGCCCAAGGTGGACGTCCACCTGATCGCCTACGACACCCAGGCGATCGACCTCACCCCCTGGGTGCACGACCCGTTCGAGACGCTGCTGCGCACCAACCTGGGCGGCGGCACCGACGGCACGGTGGCGATGGCGCTGGCGGCGCCGAAGGTCGCCGAGCCGCGCAACACCGTGGTGGTCTGGATCTCCGACTTCTACGAGTGGCGCGGCGAGCAGCTCTTCGAGCAGATGGCCGCCGTCCACCGCTCCGGCGCCAAGTTCATCCCCGTCGGCTCGGTGACCAGTTCCGGCCGCGGCGTGGTGAACCCCTGGTTCCGCGAGCGCTTCAAGGACCTCGGCACCCCGGTGATCTCCGGTCACATCCGCAAGCTGGTGCACGAGCTCAAGAACTTCCTGGTCTGA
- a CDS encoding MFS transporter: MSTAVRPDPSPATARPAPPPPAGRTRALIGIALGYFMVLLDTTVLAVAEPDLARSLGASTAGLQWAVTGYSVAFGALLLSAGAVADRYGAHRSFRYGVALFGLGSALSALAPDLTVLVVLRALLGVAAAACVPASMALISHLYPVPAERARAIAVWAAVSGCAMAFGPAVGGVLVGLAGWRSVFWVNVPLAVLVLALVAGPAVRVPAGRRRIDWWGQLAACAVLALVTDVLIALGSGDWTHAGYSAAAAAVVALLFAARERRSPAPVLAGPVLRAPGMRPVLLAGAAVNFTMLGVLFVLPLLLQRTLHLSPALAGAAFLPMTLPPGFNPLLTGRLVAKVGPWRPALAGLALLTLGCLVFALAVLVGTPYPLLAVGLLAAGFGVSFALPALITAVMSTAPTGTAGAAGGLLNAARQVGATLGVAVMGAFAGSTGGTAVALLLPALACAAAGAVLLPRLTLRQDG, encoded by the coding sequence ATGTCCACCGCCGTACGCCCCGACCCCTCCCCCGCCACCGCCCGCCCCGCGCCCCCACCACCCGCCGGCCGAACCCGCGCGCTCATCGGCATCGCGCTCGGCTACTTCATGGTGCTGCTCGACACCACCGTGCTCGCCGTCGCCGAACCCGACCTGGCCCGCTCGCTCGGCGCCTCCACCGCCGGCCTCCAGTGGGCCGTCACCGGCTACAGCGTGGCCTTCGGCGCGCTGCTGCTCTCCGCCGGCGCGGTCGCCGACCGGTACGGCGCGCACCGCTCCTTCCGTTACGGGGTCGCGCTGTTCGGCCTCGGCTCGGCGCTCAGCGCGCTGGCCCCGGACCTGACCGTCCTGGTGGTGCTGCGCGCGCTGCTCGGGGTGGCCGCCGCGGCCTGCGTGCCGGCCAGCATGGCGCTGATCAGCCACCTCTACCCGGTGCCGGCCGAGCGGGCCCGGGCGATCGCGGTCTGGGCCGCCGTCAGCGGCTGCGCGATGGCGTTCGGGCCGGCGGTGGGCGGCGTGCTGGTCGGGCTGGCCGGCTGGCGCTCGGTGTTCTGGGTGAACGTGCCGCTGGCCGTGCTGGTGCTGGCCCTGGTGGCCGGTCCGGCGGTGCGGGTGCCCGCCGGCCGGCGGCGGATCGACTGGTGGGGCCAGCTGGCCGCCTGCGCGGTGCTGGCCCTGGTGACCGACGTGCTGATCGCACTCGGCTCGGGCGACTGGACGCACGCGGGGTACTCGGCCGCCGCCGCGGCCGTGGTCGCCCTGCTCTTCGCCGCCCGCGAACGCCGCAGCCCCGCACCGGTGTTGGCCGGCCCGGTGCTGCGCGCGCCGGGGATGCGGCCGGTGCTGCTGGCCGGTGCTGCGGTCAACTTCACCATGCTGGGCGTGCTCTTCGTGCTGCCGCTGCTGCTGCAGCGCACCCTGCACCTGTCCCCCGCGCTGGCCGGCGCCGCCTTCCTCCCGATGACCCTGCCACCCGGCTTCAACCCGCTGCTGACGGGCCGTCTGGTGGCCAAGGTGGGCCCCTGGCGCCCGGCCCTCGCCGGGCTCGCCCTGCTCACCCTGGGCTGCCTGGTCTTCGCCCTGGCCGTGCTGGTCGGCACCCCCTATCCGCTGCTGGCCGTGGGCCTGCTGGCCGCCGGCTTCGGGGTCTCGTTCGCCCTGCCCGCGCTGATCACCGCCGTGATGAGCACGGCCCCCACCGGCACGGCCGGCGCGGCGGGCGGCCTGCTGAACGCCGCCCGCCAGGTCGGCGCGACACTCGGCGTCGCGGTGATGGGCGCCTTCGCGGGCAGCACGGGCGGCACGGCCGTCGCGCTCCTGCTCCCGGCGCTCGCCTGCGCGGCGGCGGGAGCGGTACTGCTGCCGCGCCTGACGCTCCGTCAGGACGGCTGA
- a CDS encoding NAD-dependent epimerase/dehydratase family protein: protein MKVLLAGASGLLGQKITRELRAEGHEVAGLGRGAGNAVRADLLDRQAVLRAVDGLGFDVVVHAATALQGKSMMRHQDMAATNLLRTDGTANLIAAARETGARRIVVESMMFGYGYGDHGTRPLTEDRDAFGPAQLNPWLERHVGAMSAKEELAFTADGLEAVSLRFGLFYGAGVTETTVLPMLRKRALPVVADQGRALSWVDADDAARAVAAAVGAGRAGQAYNIADDTPLGFGAHVRAVADAFGAPAPMTIPLWLLRPAPLAHTIMSTHLRLANAKARAELGWAPTHPSSVDGLKALAATGQEVAA, encoded by the coding sequence ATGAAGGTTCTGCTGGCGGGGGCGAGCGGTCTGCTGGGTCAGAAGATCACCCGGGAGCTGCGTGCGGAGGGGCACGAGGTCGCCGGGCTCGGCCGCGGGGCGGGCAACGCCGTCCGGGCGGACCTGCTGGACCGTCAGGCCGTGCTGCGTGCGGTGGACGGGCTCGGCTTCGACGTGGTCGTGCACGCGGCGACCGCCCTGCAGGGCAAGTCGATGATGCGTCACCAGGACATGGCCGCCACCAACCTGCTGCGCACCGACGGGACCGCGAACCTGATCGCCGCCGCCCGGGAGACCGGGGCCCGCCGCATCGTCGTGGAGTCGATGATGTTCGGGTACGGCTACGGCGACCACGGCACCCGCCCGCTCACCGAGGACCGGGACGCCTTCGGCCCCGCCCAGCTGAACCCGTGGCTGGAGCGGCACGTCGGTGCGATGAGCGCCAAGGAGGAGCTGGCGTTCACCGCCGACGGCCTGGAGGCGGTCAGCCTGCGCTTCGGCCTGTTCTACGGCGCGGGCGTCACCGAGACCACGGTGCTGCCGATGCTGCGCAAGCGGGCCCTGCCCGTCGTCGCGGACCAGGGCCGCGCCCTGTCCTGGGTGGACGCGGACGATGCCGCCCGCGCCGTGGCCGCCGCGGTCGGGGCCGGCCGGGCCGGCCAGGCGTACAACATCGCCGACGACACCCCGCTCGGCTTCGGCGCCCACGTGCGCGCGGTCGCTGACGCCTTCGGCGCCCCCGCCCCGATGACCATCCCGCTGTGGCTGCTGCGCCCGGCGCCGCTGGCACACACCATCATGTCGACCCACCTGCGGCTGGCCAACGCCAAGGCCAGGGCCGAGCTCGGCTGGGCGCCGACCCACCCGAGCAGCGTGGACGGGCTCAAGGCTCTTGCCGCGACCGGCCAGGAGGTGGCAGCCTGA
- a CDS encoding RNA polymerase sigma-70 factor, whose product MINTPAPVELLDDFTEHRRLLFATAYRLLGSVADAEDVLQDAWLKWSQTERESVANPRAYLVRTVSNLSLNRLTSARATRESYVGPWLPEPLITSPDVAEEAELADTVSTAMLVVLESLSPVERAVFVLREAFGYSYAEIATILDRTETTVRQTAHRARGHVQARRPRFDADPVQRRDITDRFLAACTGGDLNSMMELLAPDVTAWSDGGGKVTAARRPLHGTDPVARWMLGVLAKPELQGMAWQPATINGEQGVLFTMGGHPVGALTYDIADGRIQNLRFQVNPDKLRGLA is encoded by the coding sequence ATGATCAACACGCCCGCGCCCGTCGAGCTCCTGGACGACTTCACCGAGCACCGCCGGCTCCTGTTCGCCACCGCCTACCGGCTGCTCGGCAGCGTCGCCGACGCCGAGGACGTCCTGCAGGACGCCTGGCTCAAGTGGTCCCAGACCGAGCGGGAGAGCGTGGCCAACCCCCGCGCCTACCTGGTGCGCACGGTCTCCAACCTCTCGCTCAACCGCCTCACCTCGGCCCGGGCCACCCGCGAGTCCTACGTCGGGCCGTGGCTGCCCGAGCCCCTGATCACCAGCCCCGACGTCGCCGAGGAGGCGGAGTTGGCCGACACCGTCTCCACCGCGATGCTCGTCGTGCTGGAGAGCCTCAGCCCCGTCGAGCGGGCCGTCTTCGTCCTGCGCGAGGCCTTCGGGTACTCGTACGCCGAGATCGCCACGATCCTCGACCGCACCGAGACGACGGTCCGTCAGACCGCGCACCGCGCCCGCGGGCACGTCCAGGCCCGGCGCCCGCGCTTCGACGCCGACCCGGTGCAGCGCCGCGACATCACCGACCGGTTCCTCGCCGCCTGCACCGGCGGCGACCTGAACTCGATGATGGAACTGCTCGCCCCGGACGTGACCGCCTGGTCCGACGGCGGCGGCAAGGTCACCGCGGCCCGCCGCCCCCTGCACGGCACCGACCCCGTCGCCCGCTGGATGCTCGGCGTCCTCGCCAAGCCCGAACTTCAGGGCATGGCATGGCAACCGGCCACCATCAACGGCGAGCAGGGCGTGCTGTTCACCATGGGCGGCCACCCGGTCGGCGCGCTCACCTACGACATCGCCGACGGCCGCATCCAGAACCTGCGTTTCCAGGTCAACCCGGACAAGCTCCGCGGCCTGGCCTGA
- a CDS encoding LysR family transcriptional regulator: MELRQLRTFEAVVTHRTVTDAAVALGLAPSSVSEQVRALERDLDVTLFDRAPRGMTLTPAGQRLLPWARRLLDQAEQARREVREAHPELRLGALETIAASHAPAILARLAERRPELGVSLHTEGARDVLLGAVAAGELEAAMVLDTEGPLGELGFALPPARLEHLDLEDVPLALVAAPGHSLAALDSVPPELLHGERLLVNTPACSFHLAGQRLLGDSVRRVRTGGIAVTRACAAQGLGLALLPEFAVRDELAAGTLVRLPLAVAAPPVLRLRLVWRPDRESVPGLRDVLYAAAA, from the coding sequence ATGGAACTGCGTCAGCTGCGCACCTTCGAGGCGGTGGTGACCCACCGTACGGTGACCGACGCGGCCGTCGCCCTCGGACTCGCGCCCTCCTCGGTCTCCGAGCAGGTCCGCGCCCTGGAACGCGACCTCGACGTCACGCTCTTCGACCGGGCCCCGCGCGGCATGACCCTCACCCCGGCCGGTCAGCGGCTGCTGCCCTGGGCCCGGCGCCTGCTCGACCAGGCCGAGCAGGCGCGGCGCGAGGTCCGCGAGGCCCACCCCGAACTGCGGCTCGGCGCGCTGGAGACGATCGCCGCCAGCCACGCGCCGGCCATCCTCGCCCGGCTCGCCGAGCGGCGGCCCGAACTGGGCGTCTCACTGCACACCGAGGGCGCCCGCGACGTGCTGCTGGGCGCCGTCGCGGCAGGGGAGTTGGAGGCGGCGATGGTGCTGGACACCGAAGGGCCGCTCGGTGAGCTGGGGTTCGCCCTGCCGCCCGCGCGACTGGAGCACCTGGACCTGGAGGACGTACCGCTCGCACTGGTCGCCGCGCCCGGGCACTCGCTCGCCGCGCTCGACTCCGTGCCGCCCGAACTTCTCCACGGGGAACGGCTCCTGGTGAACACGCCCGCGTGCTCCTTCCACCTGGCCGGACAGCGGCTGCTCGGGGACAGCGTGCGGCGGGTCCGCACCGGCGGGATCGCCGTCACCCGCGCCTGCGCCGCCCAAGGCCTGGGGCTGGCGCTGCTCCCGGAGTTCGCCGTGCGCGACGAGCTGGCCGCCGGAACGCTGGTCCGGTTGCCGCTCGCGGTCGCCGCACCACCGGTACTCCGGCTGCGGCTGGTCTGGCGCCCGGACCGCGAGTCGGTGCCGGGGCTGCGCGACGTGCTGTACGCGGCGGCGGCCTGA
- a CDS encoding HAD family hydrolase — MVDVIFFDLDGTLVDHRGAVFEAIDRIVRAAPNATAPPEELAESWWSLEARHMREYLAGRCDFAEHHRRRVRGFLPLLGEPVPADSGVLDAWIDERYLPAFADAWRCYPDVRPCLEALKRLPRAPRLAVLTNGDPGQQRAKLARFDLPEYFEAVLTPTELGAAKPDAYPAACRWMRTEPARAVNVGDMLGSDVTAAAAAGLTGVWLDRGVDFVTGAPSPTVDGTADGTVLRIERLTDPWLPAR, encoded by the coding sequence ATGGTGGATGTGATCTTCTTCGATCTGGACGGCACCCTGGTCGATCACCGCGGCGCGGTCTTCGAGGCGATCGACCGGATCGTCCGGGCCGCGCCGAACGCGACGGCGCCGCCCGAGGAGTTGGCCGAGTCGTGGTGGAGCCTGGAGGCGCGCCACATGCGGGAGTACCTGGCGGGCCGGTGCGACTTCGCCGAGCACCACCGGCGCAGGGTGCGCGGCTTCCTGCCGCTGCTCGGCGAGCCGGTCCCGGCCGACTCCGGCGTGCTGGACGCCTGGATCGACGAGCGCTACCTCCCCGCGTTCGCGGACGCCTGGCGGTGCTACCCCGATGTCCGGCCGTGCCTGGAGGCGCTGAAGCGGCTTCCCCGCGCGCCCCGGCTGGCCGTCCTCACCAACGGCGATCCCGGGCAGCAGCGCGCCAAGCTCGCCCGCTTCGACCTCCCGGAGTACTTCGAGGCCGTCCTGACGCCGACCGAGCTCGGCGCGGCCAAGCCCGACGCCTACCCGGCCGCCTGCCGGTGGATGCGGACGGAACCGGCGCGGGCGGTGAACGTGGGCGACATGCTGGGCAGCGACGTCACCGCGGCCGCCGCGGCCGGGCTGACCGGCGTCTGGCTCGACCGCGGCGTCGACTTCGTCACCGGCGCACCCTCGCCGACGGTGGACGGGACGGCGGACGGAACGGTGCTGCGGATCGAGCGGCTCACCGACCCGTGGTTGCCCGCGCGGTGA
- a CDS encoding HAD domain-containing protein — MTGSAQCPLLFLDVDGPLIPFGAPPDQYPTHPVAPELAGADANPLLARVDPAHGARLAALRCELVWATTWMAEANECIAPLIGLPQLAVVDWPEPSDDNQAQDERDGLHWKTRALVARAAGRPFAWVDDEISEADRAWVATHHRGRALLHRVDPRVGLTDGDYAVLDSWLRQAGSGAGGDATG; from the coding sequence GTGACCGGCTCCGCGCAGTGCCCGCTGCTCTTCCTCGATGTCGACGGACCACTCATCCCGTTCGGCGCGCCGCCGGACCAGTACCCGACCCACCCGGTGGCTCCCGAACTGGCCGGTGCCGATGCCAACCCGCTGCTGGCCAGGGTCGATCCCGCGCACGGGGCCCGGCTGGCCGCGCTGCGTTGCGAGCTGGTCTGGGCCACCACGTGGATGGCCGAGGCGAACGAGTGCATCGCTCCGCTGATCGGCCTGCCGCAACTGGCCGTGGTGGACTGGCCGGAGCCGTCCGATGACAACCAAGCCCAGGACGAACGCGACGGACTGCACTGGAAGACCCGCGCACTCGTCGCGCGGGCCGCCGGGCGCCCGTTCGCCTGGGTCGACGACGAGATCAGCGAGGCCGACCGGGCCTGGGTCGCCACCCACCACCGGGGGCGGGCGCTGCTCCACCGGGTCGACCCGCGTGTCGGGCTGACCGACGGCGACTACGCGGTCCTCGACTCGTGGCTGCGGCAGGCGGGTTCTGGTGCCGGGGGCGACGCCACGGGATGA